From the Purpureocillium takamizusanense chromosome 6, complete sequence genome, one window contains:
- a CDS encoding uncharacterized protein (EggNog:ENOG503P45U), translating to MSSESSPNGPGGGGPPPHRRSSITQAALSNLFQRGPSNGSNGSSFSAGGSLNDPQRRRLSVTTIGLSGTSPTNTSAFMRRGSMSTNSDSIDESAIEEEDVPGGGARTAPNTPFVRRMSFGQPAMRGYRPGGSPGNDQQGFNWSEQLRSRAESSVTGARPSFSLASSPPRGFSTHDRAKSVSDMPMPQPPAQAAAVKPKQEPRKPDAFQERILKGDFYMD from the exons ATGTCCTCTGAGAGCTCTCCCAACGGCCCTGGCGGGGgtggccctcctccccaccgTCGCAGCTCCATTACCCAGGCCGCCCTCTCCAACCTCTTCCAACGGGGCCCCTCCAACGGCTCCAAcggctcctccttctccgccgGCGGATCCCTCAATGATCcccagaggcggcggctctctGTCACAACCATCGGCCTCTCAGGCACCTCGCCCACCAACACGTCTGCCTTCATGCGCAGGGGCAGCATGTCCACCAACTCCGACTCCATCGACGAGAGCGCGattgaggaagaggacgtgcccggcggtggtgccagGACGGCCCCCAACACGCCCTTCGTTCGTCGCATGAGCTTCGGTCAGCCGGCCATGAGGGGATACCGACCAGGCGGCAGTCCTGGCAATG ACCAGCAGGGCTTCAACTGGTCCGAACAGCTTAGGTCTCGTGCCGAGAGCTCCGTCACCGGTGCTCGTCCCTCCTTCTCACTCGCCTCTTCCCCTCCAAGAGGCTTCTCAACCCACGACCGCGCCAAGTCTGTCTCGGACATGCCAATGCCCCAGCCACCtgcccaggcggcggccgtcaagCCGAAGCAGGAACCCCGAAAGCCGGACGCCTTCCAGGAGCGGATACTCAAGGGTGATTTTTACATGGACTAA